GCCAGCAGGAGCGCATCGAGCTGCCGACGCTAAAACGCGTCCTCTCCGCCGGCGCGCCGGTGCCGCCGCGCGTATTGAAGATGGTGCGCGATTGCCTGCCCATCGACGGGGAAGTCTACACGCCTTATGGCGCGACGGAAGCGTTGCCTGTCGCTTCGATTTCGGCCCGCGAAGTGCTGGAAGAGACCGCCTCGCTCTCCGCCAAAGGCGCCGGCACGTGCGTCGGGAGAAGGTTCCCAGGCATCGACTGGAAAATTATCCGCCCGGTGGACGGGCCTTTGCCGTCGATCGACGAAGTCGAACCCGTGCCCGCGGGCGAGATCGGCGAGTTGATCGTCACCGGCGAAGTGGTCACGCGCGAGTACGTCACGCGGCGCGAAGCGAACGCGCTCGCTAAGATCGAGGATGGCCATCGCATTTGGCACCGGATGGGAGACGTCGGTTATTTCGACGGCGCGGATCGCTTTTGGTTCTGCGGCCGCATGGCGCACCGCCTGCTGACGGCCAGCGGCCCGATGTACACGATTCCGTGTGAAGCGATCTTCAATGGGCACTCGGATGTGTTTCGTAGCGCGCTCGTCGGCATTGGCCCATGCGGCGCGCAGCGTCCGGCGATCGTAATCGAACCATGGCCCGGCAAGCTGCCGCGCGGTGCACAGGCACGCGAGCGATTCGTGCAGCAACTGCGCGAGCTGGGCAGTGCACAGCAACACACGCTGGGAATCACTGACTTCCTGTTCATGGCCGCGCTGCCGGTGGATATCCGCCACAACGCCAAGATCTTCCGCGAGCGGCTCGCCGTTTGGGCGGAGAAGCAACTGGCGAAGAGTTCGACATCATGAAGGCGCTCGTCACCGGCGGGGGCGGGTTTCTGGGTCGCTACATTGTCGAACAGCTCATCGCGCGCGGCGACCAGGTCCGCGCGCTTCAACGCGGCGACTATCCCGAGTTGGCCCAACTCGGCGTCGAAGTCTTCAAGGGCGACATTCGCGACGAGACGCAAGTCGTCGAGGCCTGCCGTGGCGTCGACACCGTATTTCACGTCGCCGCCGTGGCCGGCATCTGGGGACCTTGGAAACGCTACTACGAAATCAACACTCTTGGCACGCGGCACGTGTTGACGGGATGCCGCACGCACGGCGTCTCAAGGGTTGTTTTCTGCAGCAGCCCCAGCGTGACGTTCAACGGCGTCGATCAATGCGGCGTTAACGAGTCGGTGCCATACGCCACGCGCTGGCTATGTCACTATCCACATACCAAAGCGCTCGCCGAACAAATGGTTCTGCGGGCCAACGGCGAAAACGGCTTGCTGACCTGCGCACTGCGCCCGCACTTGATCTGGGGCCCGCGCGATCAGCATTTGATCCCGCGGCTGATCGATCGCGCGCGGCGCGGGCAACTGCGCCGCGTCGGCGACGGAACGAACTTGATTGATATGGTGTACGTGGAAAATGCGGCCCATGCGCATCTCCTCGCAGCCGACGCCCTTCGTCAAGGAAGCCCCGCTTGCGGGCAGGCCTATTTCATCAGCCAAGGTGAGCCGGTGAATTGCTGGACCTGGCACAACGAAGTGCTCGCGTTGGCGGACTTGCCGCCCGTCGCACGATCGTTGAGTGCTAAAGCGGCGTGGCGCATCGGCGCTGCGATGGAAGCGGTCTACTCGCTCTTGCGGCTCCAGAGCGAGCCTCTGATGACGCGATTCCTCGCCGCGCAGCTCAGCACTTCGCACTATTTCGACATTTCCGCGGCGCGGAGGGACCTCCGCTACGCGCCCATCGTTTCCACCGCCACGGGGATGGCGCGATTGCGCGATGAATTGAGAAGGTCGCGTGCGAACCATTGACGCAATTGGCGTGTCGGGCTTGCGATCTAAGCATCAGGAGTTTTCGACCGATGGCCGAGTACCGCTGGAATCAAACAGACCTCGCCGAAGAGTTCGATCGCGCCGCGGAGTACATCCATCCGCAGTACCTGGCCGTCCAGGACGCCATTCTCGATCTGCTGGCCGAGGTCGACGCGACGCGCGGCCTGATCGTCGACGCCGGCGGCGGCAGCGGGCGGCTGGCCCAGCGCATGCTTGAGCGCTTTTCCGAGTGCCGAGTGCTGGTCGTCGACCAATCGGTGGCGTTCCTCGAGATTGCCACCCGCCGCATGGCCCCGTTCGGTGCGCGCGGCGGCGTGCTTACAGCTCGATTACAGGAGGATTGGACTTCACAGCTTCCCGAGCGCCCCGTGGCAATTGTCAGCATGTCGGCGATTCACCACTTGGACCCGGCGGAGAAGCGAGATTGTTACGCCCGCTGCTTTCAAGCCCTGGCGCCGGGCGGCGTACTGCTTAACGGCGACGAAGTCCGGGACCCCATCCCGGCGGCCTATCGACAACACATGTTGAACTGGTCGACGTGGAAGAACGAGCAAATCGCCGCAGGTCGCCTCTCTGACGCCATGGCCGAAAATTGGCGCCGGTGGGAAGAGCGGAATATCGTCCACTTCGACGCTCCCCGGAAAAGCGGCGACGACTGCCACGAGACGATCGAGGCCCAGCTGGAGTATTTCCGCCAGGCAGGGTTCTCGCAGGTCGATGCACCTTGGAGCAGGGCGATGTGGGCGGTGCTACGCGGGGTGAGAGGAGAAGAGTAAAGGGGTTATTTCCTTGCTGCGAGAGGCGGAAATGGCCATCTGCGACGGTCGCGCTATCTCGGCGCGCTTTGTTGGGTCGCGCAAGCCGCTTAGATTCCTGGGGAATCTTTCGATTTCTCAAAAATCCGCTGTCTTCGGCGTCCGGATTGGTCCGGAAAAACGCTCTAGATAGCAGACGAGCCGCGCGTCCCCGCCTCGAACGTCGTAATCCTCCCGCTTACCCCGCCTGACGTCCGCTCCGTGCTAGCAGGTCGGCTGCCTCCCAGGGCGCAGGCTTCCACGCGGACCCGCTGCCTGGAGTGTTCCCTTCCCATGCCAAACTATCGGGTCCTGGTGAGCGGCGAAGGGCCGTGGATGGAGCTGGAGGGCCGTTCGCAGCCGAGCGGATTCAAGGTGCTCTGCCATGTTTGGGCAACGGACCCCGCCGTGGCCGCAAATCTCGCGGCGCAGGTGGTCCGCGCAGCGCCGGCCTTGTCGGCAGCAGTCTTCAGTCATTTCACCAACGCCGCGCCCGTATTTATCGACGAAATTGACGAAGCCCCGCCGGGCGAGTGTCACGAGCCAGTCGCCGCGTTTCACTTCTTTCCTCTGAACGGCGGCGACGACTTTCGGCCGCACTCGTTCCTGGAGCGATAGTTCGTCGACGTGATGGTTTCCGGAGGCTCCCGGCGATAAAATGCGGAGGAACAGCGACGACCGGAACCGTTTCGAGGCCATTCACGATGATTTCATTCATCGTCCCTGCGCACAACGAAGAGGCGCACGTCGGCGCCTCCCTCGGCGCGATCCATGAGTCGGCGCGCGCCGTCGGCGAACCGTACGAAGTGATCGTCGTGGACGACGCCTCGACGGATCGCACCGGCGAGATCGCCACGGCAGCCCAAGCGCGTGTGATCCGTGTCGAATACCGGCACATCTCCGCCACGCGCAACGCTGGCGCGCGCGAAGCTCAGGGAGAGATATTCTTCTTCGTCGACGCGGACACGCTGGTCAACACCGACGCCGTGCGCGCATCGCTGGCCGCTTTGCAACAAGGCGCCGTCGCCGGCGGCTGCCTGTTCCGCTTCGACGGCCAGGTCCCGCTGTGGGCGAAGCTAATCTATCCGCCGGGCGTCGTGTTTTCGCGTTGCTTCAAGTTCGTCGGCGGGTGCTGCCTGTTCTGTCACCGCGAGGCATTCTTCCAAGCCGGCGGTTTTTCGGAAGACCACTATGCCGGCGAAGAAGTCGGTTTAATTCGAGCTTGGAAGCGCCAAGGTAGATTCGTCGTGCCGCGCCCGACCGTAGTCACCTCGGGCCGTAAGTTGCGGGCGCATTCGCTCAAGGAAGTCCTCACCGCCGTCGGGCGCGCATTCGTCCGCCAATGCGGCAAGCCTAGCAAGCAGCGCGAGGGCCTCGACCTCTGGTACGGCGAACGCAAGCCGGACATGTTGGCGCCGACCTGCGACGCGTCAACTTGATCGATCACTCAATCGACGGAGACATTGAAAATGGCGTTGCGAAATCCGGTGGCAGCGTATATCGCCGCAAGTAACATCGAAGCGCACTTGTTGAAAAATCTACTGATTGACGCTGGCATCGAAGCGGCTGTGGAAGAGGATGTCTCACAAATAGGCGTTTGGTGGGGAGGTTTGGCCTCACAACTCCATCGGCCGAAGGTCTGGATTGAGCAATCGGAAACGAATCGAGCGGCGCCAATTCTTGAGGAGTTCGAACGACAAGAGTCGGAGCGGAGACTGGCTGAGCGTCAGCCGGACAGGACGGTCGACCATGTGATTCGCGTCACATGCGAGGAGTGCGAAGCGCAATCGGAATTCCCCACGGCGTTGCAAGGGACTGTTCAATTCTGTCCAAAATGCGCCGCCTATGTTGATGTGGGAGACGATCAACCCGACTTCGATTGGGAAGAGACTGGCGGACCTGACTAGCTTGCCGCTGGACCTGACGTCCACATTGGAATTCAGTCCAGATATCTCCGCGTCAGATCGCTATAGGCGTCGATGCGGCGGTCTCTCAGGAACGGCCAATGCGTCCGGACGACGTCGACCTGGTCGAGGTTGCACTCGATAATCAACGTCTCCTCACGATCATGCGACGCGCGGGCCAAGACGTTGCCGTTCGGGTCGCTGATGAACGATGCGCCCCAGAACTCGATGTTGCCTTCCATTCCCGTACGGTTCGGCGCGGCGACAAATACGCCGTTGGCGATCGCGTGGCTGCGCATCATCGTTTCCCACGCGGAGTGTTGGCTCACTCCGTATTCCGCCTTTTCGCTGGGGTGCCAACCAATCGCCGTGGGATAAAACAACATCTGCGCACCGGCGAGCGCGGTTAATCGCGCCGCTTCCGGATACCACTGATCCCAGCAAACGCAGACGCCGATGCGGCCAAACTTCGTGTCAAAAGCTCGAAAGCCCAAGTCGCCGGGCGTGAAGTAGAACTTCTCGTAGTACAACGGATCGTCGGGAATGTGCATCTTGCGATACAGCCCGACTTGCGAACCGTCGACGTCGAACACCACCGCGGTATTGTGGTACAAACCGGCCGCGCGCTTTTCGAACAACGAGCCGATGACCACCACGCCGTGTTGCTTCGCCGCGGCCGCAAGCGCCTCACTCGTCGGACCAGGGATCGGTTCCGCCTGCGCGAACATCCGATGGTCTTCGGTCTGGCAGAAATACAGCCCGGCGAAGATCTCCTGCAAGCAGACGATCTGTGCGCCGGCGGCCGCGGCTTCACCGATCCGCGCGAGCGCTTTCTCGACGTTCGGCCCTTTGGCCTCGACGCATTTCATCTGCACGAGCGCGACCTGGACGCGCGCTGGGCTCTCGGTGGGCATGGCGATTCCCTGAAAAGACGCGGCACATCAGCGGTGA
The sequence above is a segment of the Planctomycetia bacterium genome. Coding sequences within it:
- a CDS encoding NAD-dependent epimerase/dehydratase family protein, with the protein product MKALVTGGGGFLGRYIVEQLIARGDQVRALQRGDYPELAQLGVEVFKGDIRDETQVVEACRGVDTVFHVAAVAGIWGPWKRYYEINTLGTRHVLTGCRTHGVSRVVFCSSPSVTFNGVDQCGVNESVPYATRWLCHYPHTKALAEQMVLRANGENGLLTCALRPHLIWGPRDQHLIPRLIDRARRGQLRRVGDGTNLIDMVYVENAAHAHLLAADALRQGSPACGQAYFISQGEPVNCWTWHNEVLALADLPPVARSLSAKAAWRIGAAMEAVYSLLRLQSEPLMTRFLAAQLSTSHYFDISAARRDLRYAPIVSTATGMARLRDELRRSRANH
- a CDS encoding carbon-nitrogen hydrolase; protein product: MPTESPARVQVALVQMKCVEAKGPNVEKALARIGEAAAAGAQIVCLQEIFAGLYFCQTEDHRMFAQAEPIPGPTSEALAAAAKQHGVVVIGSLFEKRAAGLYHNTAVVFDVDGSQVGLYRKMHIPDDPLYYEKFYFTPGDLGFRAFDTKFGRIGVCVCWDQWYPEAARLTALAGAQMLFYPTAIGWHPSEKAEYGVSQHSAWETMMRSHAIANGVFVAAPNRTGMEGNIEFWGASFISDPNGNVLARASHDREETLIIECNLDQVDVVRTHWPFLRDRRIDAYSDLTRRYLD
- a CDS encoding AMP-binding protein; protein product: QQERIELPTLKRVLSAGAPVPPRVLKMVRDCLPIDGEVYTPYGATEALPVASISAREVLEETASLSAKGAGTCVGRRFPGIDWKIIRPVDGPLPSIDEVEPVPAGEIGELIVTGEVVTREYVTRREANALAKIEDGHRIWHRMGDVGYFDGADRFWFCGRMAHRLLTASGPMYTIPCEAIFNGHSDVFRSALVGIGPCGAQRPAIVIEPWPGKLPRGAQARERFVQQLRELGSAQQHTLGITDFLFMAALPVDIRHNAKIFRERLAVWAEKQLAKSSTS
- a CDS encoding glycosyltransferase — protein: MISFIVPAHNEEAHVGASLGAIHESARAVGEPYEVIVVDDASTDRTGEIATAAQARVIRVEYRHISATRNAGAREAQGEIFFFVDADTLVNTDAVRASLAALQQGAVAGGCLFRFDGQVPLWAKLIYPPGVVFSRCFKFVGGCCLFCHREAFFQAGGFSEDHYAGEEVGLIRAWKRQGRFVVPRPTVVTSGRKLRAHSLKEVLTAVGRAFVRQCGKPSKQREGLDLWYGERKPDMLAPTCDAST
- a CDS encoding DUF2007 domain-containing protein — translated: MALRNPVAAYIAASNIEAHLLKNLLIDAGIEAAVEEDVSQIGVWWGGLASQLHRPKVWIEQSETNRAAPILEEFERQESERRLAERQPDRTVDHVIRVTCEECEAQSEFPTALQGTVQFCPKCAAYVDVGDDQPDFDWEETGGPD
- a CDS encoding class I SAM-dependent methyltransferase; translated protein: MAEYRWNQTDLAEEFDRAAEYIHPQYLAVQDAILDLLAEVDATRGLIVDAGGGSGRLAQRMLERFSECRVLVVDQSVAFLEIATRRMAPFGARGGVLTARLQEDWTSQLPERPVAIVSMSAIHHLDPAEKRDCYARCFQALAPGGVLLNGDEVRDPIPAAYRQHMLNWSTWKNEQIAAGRLSDAMAENWRRWEERNIVHFDAPRKSGDDCHETIEAQLEYFRQAGFSQVDAPWSRAMWAVLRGVRGEE